Within Kutzneria chonburiensis, the genomic segment GGTCAACCTGGTCAACGCCGGCACCGGCAAGGACCAGTACACCAAGCTGCAGAACGCGATCAAGGCCGGCTCCGGCGGCCCGGACGTGGCCCAGATCGAGTACCAGGCGCTGCCGCAGTTCGCGCTGCCGGGCTCGCTGGTCGACCTGAACCAGTACGGCTTCGGCACGTTCCAGAAGGACTACACGGCGTCCACCTGGACCAGTGTTACCGTGAACAACGCGCTGTTCGGGCTGCCGCAGGACTCCGGCCCGATGGCGTTGTTCTACAACAAGGAGGACTTCGACAAGTACGGCATCGCCGTGCCGAAGACCTGGGACGAGTACCTGGACGCGGCCAAGAAGCTGCACGCCGCCGACCCGACCAAGTTCATCACCTCCGACATCGGCGACCCCGGCTTCACCACGAGCATGATCTGGCAGGCCGGCGGCCACCCGTTCAGCACCGACGGCCGCAACATCAAGATCAACCTGGACGACGCCGGCGCGCAGAAGTGGACCAAGGTCTGGGACCAGCTGGTGCAGGGCAAGCTGCTGTCCACGGTCAAGGGCTGGAGCGACGACTGGTACCGCGCCCTGGGTGACGGCTCGATCGCCACGCTGGTCACCGGCGCCTGGATGCCCGGCGTGTTCAAGTCCTCGGTGACGGCGGGCAGCGGCAAGTGGGCGGTCGCACCGATGCCGACCTACGACGGGCAGCCGGTCAGCGCGGAGAACGGCGGCAGCACGCAGTCGGTGCTCAAGCAGAGCTCGAATCCGGCGCTGGCCGCGGCGTTCGTGCGCTGGCTCAACCACGGCAACGGCATCAAGCCGTTCATCGCCAGCGGCGGTTTTCCGTCCACCACGGCGGATCTGAGCTCGCCGGCGTTCCTGAACGCGGCCGACCCGTACTTCGGCGGCCAGCAGGTCAACCAGGTGCTGAGCGCGTCCAGCGGCGTGGTTGCCAAGGGCTGGAGCTACCTGCCGTACCAGCTCTACGCCAACAGCGTCTACGGCGACACCGTCGGCAAGTCCTATCTCAACGGCACGGACATCGGCAGCGGTCTCAAGGCCTGGCAGGCCACGCTGGTCGACTACGGCAACCAACAGGGTTTCACCGTCAGCGCGGGCTGACCTGACCGGAGGCACGACCACGCATGGCTGAGTTCGCCATCGGCGACGCCGACTTCCTGCTCGACGGGCAACCGTTCCGGATCCTTTCCGGTGCGCTGCACTACTTCCGGGTGCATCCGGAGCTGTGGGCGGACCGGATCGACAAGGCCCGGCGGATGGGCCTGAACACCATCGAGACGTACGTGCCGTGGAACGCCCACGCGCCCGAGCGCGGCACGTTCGATCTCACCGGTGGTCTGGACCTTGACCGGTTCCTTGGTCTGATCGCGGATGCCGGCATGTACGCGATCGTGCGGCCCGGCCCGTACATCTGCGCCGAGTGGGACAACGGCGGCCTGCCGACCTGGCTGCCCGCGTCCGGCGTCCGCAGCTGCGAGCCGGGTTATCTCGACGCCGTCCGGGAATACCTGGGGCAGGTATACCGCGTGGTCGTGCCGCGCCAGATCGACCGGGGCGGCCCGGTGCTGCTGGTGCAGATCGAGAACGAGTACGGGGCCTACGGCAGCGACCAGCGCTACCTCGCCGAACTCGCCACTCACACCAGGGAAGCCGGCATCACCGTGCCACTGACCACAGTGGACCAACCGGTGGGTGACATGCTGGCGGCCGGCAGTCTGGACGGACTGCACCGCACCGCCTCGTTCGGATCCCGGGCCGCCGAGCGACTGGCCGTCCTGCGGGCCTACCAGCCGACCGGACCGTTGATGTGCAGCGAGTTCTGGTGTGGCTGGTTCGACCATTGGGGCGCGCACCACCACACCACATCGGTCGAGGAGTCCGCGGCGGAGCTGGACGCGCTGCTGGCGGCCGGCGCCTCGGTCAACATCTACATGTTCCACGGCGGCACCAACTTCGGCCTGGCCAACGGCGCCAACGACAAGGGCACGTACCAGCCGATCGTCACGTCCTACGACTACGACGCGCCGTTGGACGAGGCCGGCAGTCCCACGGCCAAGTACCACGCGTTCCGGGACGTCATCGCGCGCTACCACAAGGTGCCGGACAGCGTGCCGCCGCCGGCCCAGCCGTTGCCGACACCGGTCACGTCCCTGCACGATCCGTTCCCGTTGTTGGCGTTGACAGGGCAATGGGAGCAGTGGTCGACGCTGCCCACTTTCGACGACCTGACGCCGACTCCGCGCCTGGTGTTGGCGCGCACGCAGATTGCCGGCGACGGACCTGGTGTGCTGGTGTTCGGCGAGATTCGGGACCGTGTCACGGTTTTCGTCGACGGCGTGCGGCTCGGCACGCTGCTGCGGGAGCACCACGACGAGGCCATGGGGCTGCCGGTCACCAGCGGTGAACTGACGTTGCTGATCGAGGACCTCGGGCGGGTGGACTACGGTCCCCGGCTCGGCGAACCCAAGGGGGTCATCGACGGCGTCAGCCTGAACGGGCAGGCGCTGACCGAGTGGGACGTGCTCCCCATCGACGCCGCGACGCTGCCGGACCGCTGTCCCGGCAGCGTCGACGGCCCGGCCGTCAGCGGGCCGCTGGCCGGGCCGGTGCTGGTACGCGCCTCGCTGACGGTCGAGGAGTCGACGGACCTGTTCCTCGACACCGCCGGCTGGGGCAAGGGAATGGTCTGGTTCAACGGGTTCCTGCTCGGCCGCTACTGGCGCCGCGGGCCGCAGCGAACGCTCTACGTGCCCGCGCCGCTGGTCGAGGCCGGCGGCAACGACCTCGTCGTGCTCGAACTGGACACGATGATCGATCCCGTGGTCGCCTGCGCCCCGCGGGCGCGCCTGGGCCACACCGAAGCCTGAGGAAGGTCGACAATGAGCTCAACCCTGCGCCGCCGGCTCGCCGCGGTCTGCTGTGCCGTCGGCGTGGCCGGCGCGATGGTCGCCGCCGCTCCGACCGCAGGCGCCGCGACCACCAGCGACTTCCGCGGCGTGAACTGGGCCGACCCACGCGACAACTACGCCTCCGACGCGGTGGTGCCGTCCGGTCTGTCCACAACGGACAGCTACGCCACCACCTTCGCCAAGGCCAGCGCGATCATCGGCCAGTTCCGGGCGAAGGTTGGCGCTAACACTGTTCGCCTGCCAGTGAATCCGACCTCGGTGAACGGCCCGTTCTGGCAGTCCTACACCGCGGCCGTCGACGCGGCGACGGCCAAGGGCTTCAAGGTCATCCTCGGCTACTGGGAGTCGCCGACGGCCAAGGACGGCCGTATCGACGACCAGTCCACGTTCAACGCCATGTGGCAGCGCATCACCACGCGGTTCGCGTTCTACCCCAACGTCTACTTCGAGCCGATGAACGAGCCGTTCGGCTACAGCAGCCAGGAATGGACCGGGATCGCCACGTCCTGGCTGTCGACCTACTGGTACGTGCCGCGCTCCCGGGTCGTCGTCGACGGCACCGGCTACGCCGACGACGTCAAGTCGGTGTGCGCCGACGACCGCCTGGCCGGCACTCACCTCGCCCTGCACTTCTACGGCTTCTGGCACAGCACGTGGACCGACCCGCAGCAGTGGCTGGCCGATTTCGACCAGCGGCTCGGCACCTGCTCGTCCCGGACGATCCTCGACGAGTTCGGTGCGAGCATGACCACCGGCCTCAACTACAACGGCCCGATCAACGGCTCCAACGAGATCGCCTACCTCCAGACCGTCACCAACCGGCTGCGCGAGCTGCACATGGGCTCGGTCTACTGGCCCGGGCTGCGCACCGGCGACACCTACTCGCTCACCGAGCTGCACGGCAGCGGCACCGTGCTGTCGCTGAGCGTCACCAATGCCAGTGGCGCCGATCTCCTGGCTCGGGCCTGGGGCCGATGATCACGGCGTGACGGTGAGCAGCCGGGTCACCGGCCGCGCGCCGATGCCGTGCACCAGCACGCTGCCCAGCACACAGATCACGGTGATCACGAGGATGACGTCGGCCGTCGGTCCTTCCGGCAACCGGTTGAACGCCAACAGGCCGAACACGATCGACGTCGTTCCCCGTGGTCCCAGTGCCCCGACGAGCAGCCGCTCACGGGCCGAGAACCTCGAGCCGATCAGCGAGAGGAGCACCGGCCCGACCCGGACCACGGTGAGGGCCAGCGCGCAGAACACGACCACCTGCCAGGGGATCCCGATCAGCACCGTGAGCACGGCCGCGATGCCGACCATGAACCACATGGTCATGGTCAGCACGGACGTGATGTCCTCCAGCAGATGGAAGTCCTGGCTGAGGGCGTGCGTCGCGCCGGCCGGCGTCGACCGGAGGCGGCGGGCCTTGGCCAGCCGGTGCACGTACCGGAAGGCGATGCCGCAGATGAACGAGGCGACGAACCCGTTGCCGTCGATGCCGACCGTGACGGTGTAGGTCAGCAGCGGAGCCAGCAGAACGGTGATGCGACCGGACTGCCCGGTCATCCAGCCGGCCCGTTCGGCGAGATTCATCAGCAGCGCCAAGACGGTGCCGAGCACGACACCGACGACGAGGGCCTTGAGCGCGAACGGGATCGCGGTGCCCAGGGCATCCAGCGGCGTGCGCTGC encodes:
- a CDS encoding ABC transporter substrate-binding protein, with product MALFRRHRALAALALAAALATACGSPAQDTAKATGTQDSVDAALKAGGTITYWTWTPSAKAQVAAFEQEYPKVKVNLVNAGTGKDQYTKLQNAIKAGSGGPDVAQIEYQALPQFALPGSLVDLNQYGFGTFQKDYTASTWTSVTVNNALFGLPQDSGPMALFYNKEDFDKYGIAVPKTWDEYLDAAKKLHAADPTKFITSDIGDPGFTTSMIWQAGGHPFSTDGRNIKINLDDAGAQKWTKVWDQLVQGKLLSTVKGWSDDWYRALGDGSIATLVTGAWMPGVFKSSVTAGSGKWAVAPMPTYDGQPVSAENGGSTQSVLKQSSNPALAAAFVRWLNHGNGIKPFIASGGFPSTTADLSSPAFLNAADPYFGGQQVNQVLSASSGVVAKGWSYLPYQLYANSVYGDTVGKSYLNGTDIGSGLKAWQATLVDYGNQQGFTVSAG
- a CDS encoding glycoside hydrolase family 5 protein, coding for MSSTLRRRLAAVCCAVGVAGAMVAAAPTAGAATTSDFRGVNWADPRDNYASDAVVPSGLSTTDSYATTFAKASAIIGQFRAKVGANTVRLPVNPTSVNGPFWQSYTAAVDAATAKGFKVILGYWESPTAKDGRIDDQSTFNAMWQRITTRFAFYPNVYFEPMNEPFGYSSQEWTGIATSWLSTYWYVPRSRVVVDGTGYADDVKSVCADDRLAGTHLALHFYGFWHSTWTDPQQWLADFDQRLGTCSSRTILDEFGASMTTGLNYNGPINGSNEIAYLQTVTNRLRELHMGSVYWPGLRTGDTYSLTELHGSGTVLSLSVTNASGADLLARAWGR
- a CDS encoding glycoside hydrolase family 35 protein, which gives rise to MAEFAIGDADFLLDGQPFRILSGALHYFRVHPELWADRIDKARRMGLNTIETYVPWNAHAPERGTFDLTGGLDLDRFLGLIADAGMYAIVRPGPYICAEWDNGGLPTWLPASGVRSCEPGYLDAVREYLGQVYRVVVPRQIDRGGPVLLVQIENEYGAYGSDQRYLAELATHTREAGITVPLTTVDQPVGDMLAAGSLDGLHRTASFGSRAAERLAVLRAYQPTGPLMCSEFWCGWFDHWGAHHHTTSVEESAAELDALLAAGASVNIYMFHGGTNFGLANGANDKGTYQPIVTSYDYDAPLDEAGSPTAKYHAFRDVIARYHKVPDSVPPPAQPLPTPVTSLHDPFPLLALTGQWEQWSTLPTFDDLTPTPRLVLARTQIAGDGPGVLVFGEIRDRVTVFVDGVRLGTLLREHHDEAMGLPVTSGELTLLIEDLGRVDYGPRLGEPKGVIDGVSLNGQALTEWDVLPIDAATLPDRCPGSVDGPAVSGPLAGPVLVRASLTVEESTDLFLDTAGWGKGMVWFNGFLLGRYWRRGPQRTLYVPAPLVEAGGNDLVVLELDTMIDPVVACAPRARLGHTEA
- a CDS encoding cation:proton antiporter — its product is MNSLFLAIAVALMVRSLAAARLDRLNLGAPVVLVLAGVAVGLLNEDSLSAVLNTQAVQQAAEIILAVLLFTDATEVRGGRLFGGSGGLVARVLLIALPLSLLLAMACGWLLFPGLPWPVLLLIAGVVVPTDFAPAERLVRDRGLPTRVRSVLNVESGYNDGIVSPLFLFALILAGDHDQQRTPLDALGTAIPFALKALVVGVVLGTVLALLMNLAERAGWMTGQSGRITVLLAPLLTYTVTVGIDGNGFVASFICGIAFRYVHRLAKARRLRSTPAGATHALSQDFHLLEDITSVLTMTMWFMVGIAAVLTVLIGIPWQVVVFCALALTVVRVGPVLLSLIGSRFSARERLLVGALGPRGTTSIVFGLLAFNRLPEGPTADVILVITVICVLGSVLVHGIGARPVTRLLTVTP